One Halostagnicola kamekurae DNA segment encodes these proteins:
- a CDS encoding LysR family transcriptional regulator — translation MTLEKGYRTELSVDGITIDRRDIEMLEAIDRHGSMHAAADALGRSYARLQQRIVELEAAVGDLTERRRGGKGGGGTELTETALELRRRFERHQTELDGVARATESVFAGTVCERTGTLGTVETEAGPMVALVPAGATTVQIGVRSDAVVLADPDASPERDVTSFRNQFIGTVSSVDSSDGVARVTLELERVGEPPAGPESTDDLELETLVTRESADSLGIETGKTLRASFKATAARAIPTADAPSADDHDSS, via the coding sequence ATGACACTCGAGAAGGGCTATCGGACGGAACTGTCGGTCGATGGGATCACGATCGACCGACGGGATATCGAGATGCTCGAGGCGATCGACCGACACGGCTCGATGCACGCCGCCGCGGACGCCCTCGGGCGATCGTACGCCCGACTTCAGCAGCGAATCGTCGAACTCGAGGCGGCCGTCGGCGACCTCACGGAACGCCGGCGCGGGGGCAAAGGCGGCGGCGGCACCGAACTCACGGAGACGGCCCTGGAGCTGCGCCGGCGCTTCGAGCGCCACCAGACGGAACTCGACGGCGTCGCCCGCGCGACCGAATCGGTGTTCGCGGGGACAGTTTGCGAGCGGACGGGAACGCTCGGCACCGTCGAGACCGAAGCAGGGCCCATGGTGGCGCTCGTTCCGGCGGGCGCGACCACCGTCCAGATCGGCGTTCGTTCGGATGCGGTCGTCCTCGCGGACCCGGACGCGTCGCCGGAACGCGACGTCACGAGTTTCCGCAATCAGTTCATCGGGACGGTTTCGTCGGTCGACTCGAGCGACGGCGTCGCGCGGGTGACCCTCGAACTCGAGCGAGTCGGCGAACCGCCGGCCGGCCCCGAGTCAACCGACGATCTCGAACTCGAGACGCTCGTCACTCGGGAGAGCGCCGATTCGCTGGGGATCGAGACCGGGAAGACGCTCCGCGCGTCGTTCAAAGCGACGGCCGCCCGCGCTATTCCGACGGCCGACGCTCCGTCTGCGGACGATCACGATTCGTCGTAG
- a CDS encoding universal stress protein produces MDASDPVTVDTVLAPVDGSVESATASEYAVAVAERYDASVHTLYVLGRGVIRGMDAGTVDESDIAESTQEFLADIDQLAADADIEHSQSITHGFSQTQKTRHPGSAVLDAADAIGADFIVLPRESVTDSDADVLEKAAEYVLAYASQPVLSV; encoded by the coding sequence ATGGACGCCAGCGATCCCGTCACCGTCGATACCGTTCTGGCACCGGTCGACGGCAGTGTCGAGTCGGCAACCGCCTCCGAGTACGCCGTCGCCGTCGCCGAGCGCTACGACGCGTCCGTTCACACGCTGTACGTTCTGGGACGCGGCGTGATCCGCGGGATGGACGCCGGAACCGTCGACGAGTCAGATATCGCCGAGAGCACGCAGGAGTTCCTCGCGGACATCGACCAGCTCGCTGCCGACGCCGATATCGAACACTCGCAGTCTATAACCCACGGCTTTTCACAGACCCAGAAGACTCGCCACCCCGGAAGCGCCGTCCTCGACGCTGCCGACGCGATCGGTGCGGACTTCATCGTCCTCCCGCGCGAATCGGTTACCGATTCGGACGCGGACGTCCTCGAGAAGGCCGCGGAGTACGTCCTCGCGTACGCGAGCCAGCCCGTGCTATCCGTGTGA
- a CDS encoding universal stress protein — protein sequence MFETVVVATDGSESVKRAVDVGLDLANRFDATVYALSVIDAGEVDASPEQLREELETALETHADAALATVEERASLNLTTEVREGRPAHEICSYARDIDADLVVTGTRGRHGENRLLLGSVAERVVRTSPVPVLTVRQLQPVAEGDSSAESAESDSISA from the coding sequence ATGTTCGAAACGGTCGTCGTCGCAACTGACGGCTCCGAGAGCGTGAAACGCGCCGTCGACGTCGGGCTCGACCTCGCGAACCGCTTCGACGCGACGGTCTACGCCCTGTCGGTCATCGACGCGGGCGAAGTCGACGCCTCGCCCGAACAGCTCCGCGAGGAACTCGAGACGGCCCTCGAGACCCACGCCGACGCCGCGCTCGCGACCGTCGAAGAGCGGGCGAGCCTCAATCTCACGACCGAGGTTCGAGAGGGCCGACCCGCTCACGAAATCTGTTCGTACGCGCGCGACATCGACGCCGACCTGGTCGTGACTGGAACGCGGGGCCGCCACGGCGAGAACCGCCTGCTGCTCGGCAGCGTCGCCGAACGAGTGGTTCGAACCTCGCCCGTTCCCGTCCTGACGGTCAGACAGCTCCAGCCGGTCGCGGAGGGAGACTCGAGCGCCGAGTCGGCCGAGAGCGACTCGATCAGCGCCTGA
- a CDS encoding amino acid ABC transporter ATP-binding protein — MTLRAAGLEHGYGDETTLEDVSLTVSPGEVVAIIGPSGVGKTTLLRLLALFEPPRAGSLEYDGTDVWGVSSQRRLACRRRIGMVFQEAGLFDASVRRNAEYGVHVRRSWGERLRREFADLVGLRNGNSVAMEALETVGLADKLEQHAGSLSGGEAQRVAFARALAYDPDFLLLDEPTSDLDPRNTAVIEDAVREAGDRDIGVAVATHDMNQARRIADRVAVILDDGITEAGETERIFERPEDERTRKFIDGELIY; from the coding sequence ATGACGCTTCGAGCCGCCGGACTCGAGCACGGCTACGGAGACGAGACGACCCTCGAGGACGTGTCGCTCACCGTTTCGCCGGGAGAGGTCGTCGCCATCATCGGTCCCTCCGGCGTCGGCAAGACCACGCTCTTGCGGTTGCTTGCCCTGTTCGAACCGCCGCGTGCGGGCTCGCTCGAGTACGACGGCACCGACGTCTGGGGGGTCTCGAGCCAGCGGCGACTCGCGTGTCGTCGCCGTATCGGCATGGTGTTTCAGGAGGCCGGCCTCTTCGACGCGAGCGTCCGGCGAAACGCCGAGTACGGTGTCCACGTTCGGCGGTCGTGGGGCGAGCGGCTCCGCCGCGAGTTCGCGGACCTCGTCGGACTGCGAAACGGGAACAGCGTCGCGATGGAGGCCCTCGAGACCGTCGGGCTTGCGGACAAACTCGAGCAACACGCGGGCTCGCTCTCGGGCGGCGAAGCCCAGCGGGTGGCGTTCGCTCGAGCGCTGGCGTACGACCCCGACTTTCTCCTGCTCGACGAACCGACCTCGGATCTCGACCCCCGAAACACCGCGGTGATCGAGGACGCCGTTCGCGAGGCCGGCGACCGCGACATCGGAGTCGCCGTCGCCACCCACGACATGAATCAAGCCCGGCGAATCGCCGATCGGGTCGCGGTGATCCTCGACGACGGCATCACCGAAGCCGGTGAGACCGAACGGATCTTCGAGCGCCCCGAGGACGAACGGACACGGAAATTCATCGATGGGGAGTTGATCTACTGA
- a CDS encoding ABC transporter permease has product MTTGAALAFPGEFPFEWLYVRSIIELSLYVSLTAVAISTFVSVPIALLVGFRDFRGKHLLTSIITTGMGFPSVVVGLVVLFTVSNDGPLGPLELVYTPEAMILSQIVLAVPVITGVSLAAVSSVEQQVRDAAFAMGATRVDVALVTIKEARYGLATAVLAGFGRAISEVGGVLMVGGNIAGADGESVTRTLTTAIQLEARQGRFETAMVLGALLVALVLVVNALVVRLGSDDGGYR; this is encoded by the coding sequence GTGACTACCGGCGCTGCGCTCGCTTTTCCGGGCGAGTTCCCCTTTGAGTGGCTCTACGTCAGGAGCATCATTGAGCTGTCGCTGTACGTGAGCCTCACCGCCGTCGCGATCAGCACGTTCGTGAGCGTCCCGATCGCGCTGTTGGTCGGCTTTCGGGACTTCCGCGGCAAGCATCTCTTGACCTCGATCATCACTACTGGCATGGGTTTTCCCAGCGTCGTCGTCGGTCTCGTCGTGCTCTTTACGGTCTCGAACGACGGGCCGCTCGGCCCGCTCGAGCTGGTCTACACGCCGGAGGCGATGATCCTCTCCCAGATCGTCCTCGCCGTCCCGGTCATCACGGGCGTGAGCCTGGCCGCGGTCTCGAGCGTCGAACAGCAGGTTAGAGACGCCGCGTTCGCGATGGGCGCGACGCGGGTCGACGTCGCCCTCGTGACGATCAAGGAAGCCCGATACGGGCTCGCGACCGCCGTCCTCGCGGGCTTTGGCCGCGCGATCAGCGAGGTCGGCGGCGTTCTCATGGTCGGCGGGAATATCGCGGGCGCTGACGGCGAATCGGTGACCAGAACGCTGACGACGGCGATTCAACTCGAGGCCAGACAGGGCCGCTTCGAGACGGCGATGGTCCTCGGCGCGCTCCTCGTCGCGCTCGTCTTGGTCGTGAATGCGCTCGTCGTTCGACTCGGTAGCGACGACGGGGGATACCGATGA